The Chelatococcus sp. HY11 genome includes a window with the following:
- a CDS encoding winged helix-turn-helix domain-containing protein, which yields MDRPLHRVLGFGPFSLDVTRRQLRRSGEHVALRPKSFDVLCHLVEHAGRVVPKEEIMQAVWPDVIVTDESLTRCVSDARQALDDAAQELIKTIPRRGYHFAGEVSLLAPAALPGGIGDPVQTVEVSGWSGRRPWGLAAGGAIALLLAITLAVGWPRPADRAAMERPVVAVLPFANQGGDGRQSYFAEGVSDDLTASLSRFDALFVIARDSTSRYRGIEVPSPEIGRELGARYLVQGSVQRQDERLRVTARLIEAATGRQLWAENYDRTPNGLFAVQDELISSLVGQLHARISRSELDRAARKPPERLDAYDLTLRAGALMRGVPRETRGETIAAARALYMQAVALDPNYAPAVQGLANTFLWAWIDPSLDHPIGTEFQQPAVLERAEALARHAVDLDGTMADARATLGWVLNWRHGAREGIAEFEKAFIANPNFVDFRFGLLLSHSGRAPEAVHYMKRIMKADPFHPPIYGYFLGKAYFFLGRYMEAVELIRPAMLRMPDHRPSRALYAAVNAYLGRTEETKAAVAEVMRIHPEFSIAGWMKFMRISDPEYAEKLNAGLKLAGLPE from the coding sequence ATGGACAGACCCCTGCACAGGGTCCTCGGCTTCGGGCCCTTCTCGCTCGATGTGACCCGGCGGCAACTTCGCCGGAGCGGAGAGCACGTGGCACTGCGCCCCAAGAGCTTCGATGTGCTCTGCCATCTCGTCGAGCATGCCGGCCGTGTGGTCCCGAAGGAGGAGATCATGCAGGCTGTCTGGCCGGACGTGATCGTCACCGACGAGTCGCTAACCCGCTGCGTCAGCGACGCCCGGCAGGCACTCGATGATGCCGCTCAAGAACTGATTAAGACCATTCCGCGTCGCGGCTATCACTTCGCGGGCGAAGTTTCGCTCCTCGCTCCAGCGGCGCTTCCCGGCGGGATCGGCGATCCGGTCCAGACGGTCGAGGTGTCTGGCTGGTCCGGCCGCCGGCCATGGGGGCTCGCTGCTGGCGGTGCGATCGCGCTGCTGCTGGCTATTACATTGGCGGTGGGTTGGCCACGGCCCGCTGACCGCGCGGCGATGGAGCGGCCGGTGGTTGCGGTGCTGCCATTCGCCAATCAGGGTGGCGACGGACGCCAGAGTTACTTCGCTGAGGGCGTTTCCGACGATCTGACCGCGAGCTTGTCGCGCTTCGACGCACTGTTCGTGATCGCGCGCGACTCAACCTCCCGCTATCGCGGTATCGAAGTGCCGTCCCCCGAGATCGGACGGGAGCTCGGCGCTCGTTATCTGGTGCAGGGTTCGGTGCAGCGGCAGGACGAGCGTCTGCGTGTCACCGCGCGGCTGATCGAGGCGGCGACAGGCCGGCAACTCTGGGCTGAGAATTACGACCGAACCCCGAATGGGCTGTTCGCGGTGCAGGACGAGTTGATCAGCAGCCTTGTCGGGCAGCTTCACGCCCGCATCAGCCGTTCGGAACTCGACCGGGCCGCCCGTAAGCCGCCGGAACGGCTGGATGCCTACGACCTAACGTTGCGCGCAGGCGCGCTGATGCGCGGCGTACCGCGGGAAACGCGCGGAGAGACGATCGCCGCTGCCCGCGCCCTCTACATGCAGGCGGTCGCCCTCGATCCAAACTATGCGCCGGCAGTGCAAGGGCTCGCCAATACCTTCCTCTGGGCCTGGATCGACCCCTCACTCGATCATCCGATCGGCACCGAGTTCCAGCAGCCTGCCGTTCTCGAACGGGCTGAGGCGCTGGCGCGTCATGCGGTCGACCTCGACGGGACGATGGCCGATGCCCGGGCGACCTTGGGCTGGGTGCTGAACTGGCGCCACGGCGCGCGAGAGGGGATCGCCGAGTTCGAGAAGGCCTTCATCGCCAATCCGAACTTCGTCGATTTCCGCTTCGGACTTTTGCTCTCGCATTCCGGCAGAGCACCCGAAGCCGTCCACTACATGAAGCGCATCATGAAAGCCGATCCCTTCCATCCGCCTATCTACGGCTATTTCCTCGGGAAGGCCTATTTCTTCTTGGGTCGCTACATGGAAGCGGTCGAACTGATCCGGCCAGCGATGCTTCGCATGCCGGATCACCGCCCGTCGCGCGCTCTGTATGCGGCGGTCAACGCCTATCTCGGCCGCACAGAAGAGACCAAAGCCGCAGTCGCCGAAGTCATGCGCATCCATCCAGAGTTTAGCATCGCCGGCTGGATGAAGTTCATGCGGATATCCGATCCCGAATACGCCGAGAAGCTGAATGCGGGTCTGAAGCTGGCAGGCTTGCCCGAGTGA
- a CDS encoding tripartite tricarboxylate transporter substrate binding protein: MSVTRRALMLGSVAAFALPSSRGLAEQDYPNRTIRIVVPSSAGGPNDIPARLASQFLPTRFGQSVLVENRAGAGGALGTREVAKAAPDGYTLLSGGAGMMAVIPALSASAGYDPIRDFAPIAKFMEAFQILLVNPASPWQTVAELVAHAKDHPGTVNYAHAGIASIPHLAGEMFRLRTGAGIIGVPFRGGSEALVSVLNNICQLTFENVTIALPMVREGKLRALAVTSAIRSPLAPELPTMIEAGVPDYEVTTFFGLEAPAGTSPAIVAKLNRTINEALATPELREAITKLGGLSELGTPEDFGRTIAAHFARWQELGKATGIRLD, translated from the coding sequence ATGAGCGTGACTCGTCGTGCCCTGATGTTAGGCTCGGTGGCGGCCTTCGCACTGCCCAGCAGCCGCGGCCTGGCAGAGCAGGATTATCCCAACCGCACGATCCGCATTGTCGTACCCTCCTCAGCCGGTGGCCCCAACGACATTCCGGCCCGCCTCGCCTCCCAGTTCCTGCCAACGCGCTTCGGCCAGTCAGTCTTGGTTGAGAATCGAGCGGGAGCGGGCGGCGCGCTCGGCACGCGCGAGGTTGCGAAGGCCGCTCCCGATGGTTACACACTCCTTTCGGGCGGAGCAGGCATGATGGCGGTGATCCCTGCGCTCTCAGCGAGCGCCGGTTACGATCCAATTCGGGACTTCGCACCAATCGCCAAGTTCATGGAGGCTTTTCAGATCCTGCTGGTCAATCCAGCCTCTCCCTGGCAGACCGTCGCAGAACTCGTCGCGCATGCGAAGGACCATCCCGGTACAGTCAACTATGCCCATGCCGGCATCGCCAGCATCCCGCATCTGGCCGGAGAGATGTTTCGCCTGCGGACGGGAGCGGGCATCATCGGCGTGCCGTTCCGCGGGGGCTCCGAAGCTCTGGTATCGGTGCTCAATAATATCTGCCAGCTGACCTTCGAGAACGTCACCATCGCGCTGCCAATGGTCCGTGAGGGAAAGCTCCGCGCGCTCGCTGTCACGAGCGCCATTCGATCGCCGCTCGCGCCAGAACTGCCGACCATGATCGAGGCTGGCGTGCCAGACTACGAGGTCACGACCTTCTTCGGACTAGAGGCGCCGGCCGGTACATCCCCTGCTATCGTCGCGAAGCTGAACCGCACGATTAACGAGGCGCTTGCCACGCCCGAGCTGCGCGAGGCGATCACGAAGCTCGGTGGGCTCTCCGAGCTTGGCACGCCGGAAGACTTCGGGCGGACAATCGCTGCGCATTTCGCGCGCTGGCAGGAATTGGGAAAGGCAACCGGTATCCGGTTGGATTGA
- a CDS encoding conjugal transfer protein TraD: MGSPSLARRKTSGGQSLRISRAGRNWERQPVSGWIERRKGARHSIELGGPVVKAGIINLTGDNRAMIYGTMIWIAEKLKSEDGGYAPGVWTSTRFFYPHQSISADDAA, translated from the coding sequence GTGGGCTCTCCGAGCTTGGCACGCCGGAAGACTTCGGGCGGACAATCGCTGCGCATTTCGCGCGCTGGCAGGAATTGGGAAAGGCAACCGGTATCCGGTTGGATTGAGCGCCGCAAGGGCGCACGGCACTCGATCGAACTCGGCGGCCCCGTCGTCAAGGCAGGCATTATAAACCTGACCGGCGATAACCGCGCCATGATCTACGGGACGATGATCTGGATAGCCGAAAAGCTCAAGAGCGAAGACGGCGGATATGCGCCCGGCGTATGGACAAGCACGAGATTTTTTTACCCCCACCAAAGTATATCCGCCGATGACGCCGCATGA
- a CDS encoding GntR family transcriptional regulator, producing the protein MITAELFKVSSRVTVQDNVYEQLRNALMWGEFEPGQAVTIASLANQFGTSHMPVREALRRLAAENALEIAHNGSARVPALSRRHLDDLCQVRASLEALATELATSAMTDDYISHCLAIAKEHEALGREGKVRQMLRKNQEFHFAIYERSGSEILPQMIEVLWLRYGPYMRLLSNLVEQQIDAGVIHPYSIHHYEMMDAFKAKDAKKAGLLMVQDIEATQGLLQAMLPV; encoded by the coding sequence ATGATAACTGCCGAACTGTTCAAAGTCTCCTCCCGCGTCACCGTTCAGGACAACGTCTACGAACAGTTGCGAAACGCGCTCATGTGGGGAGAATTCGAACCCGGTCAGGCGGTGACGATCGCGTCGCTAGCCAACCAGTTCGGGACAAGCCATATGCCTGTGCGGGAGGCGTTGCGACGGCTTGCGGCGGAAAACGCTCTTGAGATCGCGCATAACGGATCGGCTCGCGTGCCTGCCTTGTCGCGACGGCACCTGGATGATCTTTGCCAGGTGCGCGCCAGCCTTGAGGCGCTTGCCACCGAACTTGCCACGTCGGCCATGACCGACGATTACATCAGCCATTGCCTGGCTATCGCCAAGGAGCATGAAGCTCTTGGGCGGGAAGGCAAAGTTCGCCAGATGCTCCGAAAGAATCAGGAGTTTCATTTCGCAATCTACGAACGTTCCGGCTCAGAGATTCTACCCCAGATGATCGAAGTCCTGTGGCTTCGATACGGTCCCTATATGCGACTGCTGTCCAATCTGGTCGAACAGCAGATCGATGCCGGTGTCATCCATCCTTATTCGATACACCACTACGAAATGATGGACGCCTTCAAAGCCAAGGATGCCAAAAAGGCAGGGCTGCTGATGGTCCAGGATATCGAGGCGACGCAGGGGCTGCTGCAGGCCATGCTTCCGGTATGA